A portion of the Polaribacter cellanae genome contains these proteins:
- a CDS encoding amidohydrolase family protein — MSNPLENKNVLPLGERGLRKLRINGHSHLLPYPEQIPQFMKEKEIFWVDDERKHMLQKGWKRPVTDSSFFLDEKLKWMEKNNIDHAVVLNLSQLYGNGLRLEEMKKALRFQNDFNAKVQHNHPNKFTCGFVVHPGFIYGALYEMERCVEELGLKVLCLPTHFMDSIGQWRCVFDKENNRIFELADKYKLAIEIHPYDGDKMIKLENTNWRFHLIWMLAQCGDAYHFYTLNGMQERFKNIRTCFAHGGQLAQMNLGRRIQGFDGRPDLFEGKTHPRKAIGHKNIFFDTLVHDTDSLHLMFKRQGTSQVLMGLDDPYPLGEMESDAQSSYPGKILDLAIEKNIITEKEKAEIWENNVLQWLFGDDEKAKQDLVSKILG, encoded by the coding sequence ATGTCAAATCCATTAGAAAATAAAAATGTTCTTCCTTTGGGGGAAAGAGGGCTTCGCAAACTTAGAATTAACGGACATTCACATTTATTGCCTTATCCAGAGCAAATTCCTCAATTTATGAAGGAGAAAGAAATTTTTTGGGTAGATGATGAGCGTAAACATATGTTACAAAAAGGTTGGAAAAGACCTGTAACAGATTCCAGTTTTTTCTTGGATGAGAAATTAAAATGGATGGAAAAAAACAACATAGACCACGCTGTTGTTTTAAACCTTTCTCAATTATATGGTAATGGTTTGCGATTAGAAGAAATGAAAAAAGCGCTGCGTTTTCAGAACGATTTTAATGCGAAAGTCCAGCACAATCATCCAAATAAATTTACTTGTGGTTTTGTGGTGCATCCTGGTTTTATTTATGGTGCTCTGTATGAAATGGAACGTTGTGTAGAAGAATTAGGTTTAAAAGTTTTGTGTTTGCCAACTCATTTTATGGATTCTATTGGTCAGTGGAGATGTGTTTTTGATAAAGAAAACAATCGAATTTTCGAATTGGCAGACAAGTACAAATTGGCAATTGAAATTCATCCTTATGATGGAGATAAAATGATAAAATTAGAAAACACCAATTGGCGTTTTCACTTAATTTGGATGCTAGCACAATGTGGAGATGCATATCATTTTTATACGCTAAATGGAATGCAAGAACGCTTTAAAAATATCAGGACTTGTTTTGCACACGGAGGTCAATTAGCACAAATGAATTTAGGAAGAAGAATTCAGGGTTTTGATGGAAGACCTGATTTATTTGAAGGAAAAACGCATCCAAGAAAAGCAATCGGACATAAAAATATCTTTTTTGATACGTTGGTTCACGACACAGATTCTTTGCATTTAATGTTTAAAAGACAAGGAACCAGTCAGGTTTTAATGGGCTTGGACGACCCTTATCCTTTAGGAGAAATGGAAAGTGATGCACAATCTTCGTATCCAGGAAAAATTTTAGATTTAGCCATCGAAAAAAATATCATTACAGAAAAAGAAAAAGCAGAAATTTGGGAAAACAATGTATTGCAATGGTTGTTTGGCGATGATGAAAAAGCGAAACAAGATTTGGTGAGCAAGATTCTTGGTTAA
- a CDS encoding 3-hydroxyanthranilate 3,4-dioxygenase — MSNLVQPLNFKKWIEEHRHLLKPPVGNKQVWDNGEYIVMVVGGPNNRKDYHYNETPEFFYQVEGDMILKIIDDKGKMIDVEINEGDIYLLPGKVPHSPQRKENTVGLVIEYPRSKGMLDALEWYCENCGNQLYREEFALDNIETDMPVIFDTYYSDKQKCTCDNCGTVMQPPNKIPS; from the coding sequence ATGAGTAATTTAGTACAACCTTTAAATTTTAAAAAGTGGATTGAAGAACATCGTCATTTATTAAAACCACCAGTAGGTAACAAGCAAGTGTGGGATAATGGCGAATATATTGTTATGGTTGTTGGTGGACCAAATAACAGAAAAGATTATCATTATAACGAAACTCCAGAATTTTTCTATCAAGTGGAAGGAGATATGATTTTAAAAATCATAGACGATAAAGGTAAAATGATTGATGTTGAAATTAACGAAGGAGATATTTATTTGTTGCCTGGAAAAGTACCACATTCGCCACAGAGGAAAGAAAATACAGTTGGTTTGGTAATTGAATATCCACGCTCAAAAGGAATGTTAGATGCTTTAGAGTGGTATTGCGAAAATTGTGGAAACCAATTATATAGAGAAGAATTTGCATTAGATAACATAGAAACAGATATGCCAGTTATTTTTGATACATATTATTCCGATAAACAAAAATGTACTTGCGACAATTGTGGAACTGTGATGCAACCACCAAATAAAATTCCATCCTAA
- a CDS encoding SDR family oxidoreductase, with the protein MNLELKNKNALVCGSTQGIGKATALLLAEEGANVTLLARNEKKLQSVLKELTNKGNQNHNYLIADFSKPNELKQVLEKTELQFHILVNNTGGPAGGPIFNAKIEEFENAFTQHLKCNHILVQAVVPFMKTKSYGRIINVISTSVKQPLDGLGVSNAIRGAVANWSKTLANELGEFGINVNNVLPGATYTERLNEIIKNKAGKTGLSVEEVSKNMMNASPAKRFAKPEEVANAIVFLASKKASFINGINVPVDGGRTKSL; encoded by the coding sequence ATGAATTTAGAACTAAAAAACAAAAACGCATTAGTTTGTGGTAGCACACAAGGTATAGGAAAAGCCACTGCATTACTATTAGCAGAAGAAGGTGCAAATGTTACTTTGCTTGCCAGAAATGAAAAAAAACTACAATCCGTTTTAAAGGAATTGACAAATAAAGGAAACCAAAATCACAATTATTTAATCGCAGATTTTTCGAAACCCAATGAACTGAAACAAGTTTTAGAGAAAACAGAATTGCAGTTTCATATTTTGGTAAATAATACTGGAGGTCCTGCAGGAGGTCCAATTTTTAATGCAAAAATCGAAGAATTTGAAAATGCTTTTACGCAACATTTAAAGTGCAATCATATTTTGGTGCAGGCAGTTGTTCCATTTATGAAAACCAAATCTTATGGTAGAATAATTAACGTAATTTCCACTTCTGTAAAGCAACCTTTAGACGGTTTGGGTGTTTCAAATGCCATTCGTGGCGCAGTTGCAAACTGGTCTAAAACCTTGGCAAATGAGTTGGGTGAATTTGGTATTAACGTGAACAATGTTTTGCCAGGAGCCACATATACAGAACGTTTAAACGAAATAATCAAAAATAAAGCAGGTAAAACAGGTTTGTCAGTAGAGGAAGTATCTAAAAATATGATGAATGCTTCCCCAGCAAAACGTTTCGCTAAACCAGAAGAAGTAGCCAACGCAATTGTGTTTTTGGCGAGTAAAAAAGCCAGTTTTATCAATGGGATTAACGTTCCTGTTGATGGTGGAAGAACGAAAAGTTTGTAA
- a CDS encoding GIY-YIG nuclease family protein — translation MKTYFIYILKCSDDLLYVGVTNNIERRFEEHQRGLNKSCFTYKRRPLELIFHQVFNDIEQAIYFEKKIKKWSSKKKLALANNDFDMLEIL, via the coding sequence ATGAAAACGTATTTTATTTATATTTTAAAATGTTCTGATGACTTGCTTTATGTTGGAGTTACAAATAATATTGAAAGAAGATTTGAAGAACATCAAAGAGGATTAAATAAAAGTTGTTTCACCTATAAAAGACGCCCTTTAGAATTAATATTTCATCAAGTTTTTAATGATATAGAGCAAGCAATTTATTTTGAAAAGAAAATAAAAAAGTGGAGTAGTAAAAAGAAATTAGCTTTGGCAAATAACGATTTTGATATGTTAGAAATCTTATGA
- a CDS encoding DUF6500 family protein, translating to MNKEIRKKIIQVCNEKIAKKGENVGLSFYAFFKNKNENPKLLMEVATWWI from the coding sequence ATGAATAAAGAAATCAGAAAAAAAATAATACAAGTTTGTAACGAGAAAATCGCTAAAAAAGGAGAAAACGTAGGTTTGTCTTTTTATGCATTTTTTAAAAATAAAAATGAGAATCCAAAGTTGTTAATGGAAGTTGCAACTTGGTGGATTTAA
- a CDS encoding aldehyde dehydrogenase produces MNIKNYINGKFEDPIHGAYIDNYNPSRGEIYGQTPNSSKEDVEKAYKSAAKAFPSWSNTTLDERSKILSKIADLILEKLEVLAAAESKDNGKPISLAKQIDIPRAASNFQFFANAITQFSSESHESVGLNAVNFTLRQPLGVVGCISPWNLPLYLFTWKIAPAIASGNCVVAKPSEITPMTAYLLGEICNEAGLPKGILNIVHGLGTSTGQAIVEHPNIKAISFTGGTKTGAHIARVAAPMFKKLSLELGGKNPNIIFADCDYDKMLATTIRSSFANQGQICLCGSRIFVEEKIYEKFKNDFIKKVAELKVGNPSEETTNIGAMVSKEHLEKVKRYIDIAEQENGKILFGGNKVEVRGSENGYYLQPTIIEVSDNNCRLNQEEIFGPVVTVMSFKTDEEVLQLANDVKYGLSATLWTNNLSRTMQFSKQLQTGIVWVNTWMLRDLRTTFGGAKESGVGREGGFEALRFFTEPKNICIEYE; encoded by the coding sequence ATGAACATAAAAAACTACATCAACGGAAAATTCGAAGACCCAATACATGGAGCATATATTGATAATTACAATCCATCAAGAGGAGAAATTTACGGACAAACTCCAAATTCATCCAAAGAAGATGTAGAAAAAGCATACAAATCTGCAGCAAAAGCATTTCCAAGCTGGAGTAATACTACTTTGGATGAAAGAAGTAAAATACTATCAAAAATTGCAGATTTAATTTTAGAGAAATTAGAGGTTTTAGCAGCAGCAGAATCAAAAGATAATGGGAAACCAATCAGTTTAGCAAAACAGATAGATATTCCAAGAGCAGCTAGTAATTTTCAGTTTTTTGCAAATGCAATTACGCAGTTTTCATCCGAAAGTCACGAAAGTGTGGGTTTAAATGCGGTTAATTTTACTTTACGTCAGCCTTTAGGAGTTGTAGGCTGTATTTCTCCTTGGAATTTACCTTTGTATTTATTCACTTGGAAAATTGCGCCAGCAATTGCATCAGGGAATTGTGTCGTTGCAAAACCGAGTGAAATTACCCCAATGACTGCTTATTTGTTAGGCGAAATATGTAACGAAGCTGGTCTCCCAAAAGGCATTTTAAATATTGTGCATGGTTTAGGAACTTCAACAGGACAAGCAATTGTAGAGCACCCAAATATAAAAGCGATTTCTTTTACTGGTGGAACAAAAACAGGAGCACATATTGCCAGAGTTGCAGCACCAATGTTTAAGAAACTGTCTTTAGAGTTAGGCGGAAAAAACCCAAATATTATTTTTGCAGATTGCGATTATGACAAAATGTTAGCAACCACAATTCGTTCTTCATTTGCCAATCAAGGTCAAATTTGTTTATGTGGAAGTCGAATTTTTGTAGAAGAAAAAATTTACGAGAAATTTAAAAACGATTTTATTAAAAAAGTAGCTGAATTAAAGGTAGGAAATCCATCAGAAGAAACCACAAATATTGGGGCAATGGTTTCCAAAGAGCACTTAGAAAAAGTAAAAAGGTATATAGATATTGCAGAACAAGAAAATGGAAAAATTCTTTTTGGCGGAAACAAAGTAGAGGTAAGAGGAAGTGAAAATGGTTATTATTTACAACCCACAATTATAGAAGTTTCCGATAATAATTGCAGACTAAATCAAGAAGAAATTTTTGGTCCAGTGGTTACTGTTATGTCATTTAAAACAGATGAAGAAGTATTACAATTAGCAAATGATGTAAAATACGGATTATCAGCAACTTTATGGACAAATAATTTAAGCAGAACCATGCAGTTTTCTAAACAATTACAAACAGGAATTGTTTGGGTAAATACATGGATGTTACGTGATTTAAGAACCACATTTGGTGGCGCAAAAGAGAGTGGAGTAGGAAGAGAAGGGGGTTTTGAAGCTTTGCGTTTTTTTACAGAGCCAAAGAACATTTGTATCGAATATGAATAA
- a CDS encoding phytanoyl-CoA dioxygenase family protein, with product MIDFNRDKIKLEENGFSIVEGVFQQEELNKIIHFIEHHNFDFSERQLLNRFPELQNIIFESKSFKKLYSTICDKNYFLSKAIYFNKPSKSNWFVSYHQDLSISVKNKIEKEGYNSWTNKKGQLGVIPPLSILENSVTFRIHLDKADKTNGCLKVISKSHKKGIIRVDTNFDANNQGSEVTCNIKKGGVMLMKPLLLHASQKSISESDRRVIHLEFCNQEIPMEWLEKKVI from the coding sequence ATGATAGATTTTAATCGAGATAAAATAAAATTAGAAGAAAACGGTTTTTCAATTGTTGAAGGAGTTTTTCAACAAGAAGAATTAAATAAAATTATTCATTTTATTGAGCATCATAATTTCGATTTTTCAGAAAGACAATTGTTAAATAGATTTCCAGAACTTCAAAATATTATTTTTGAAAGTAAGTCATTCAAGAAATTATATAGTACAATTTGCGATAAAAATTACTTTTTATCAAAAGCAATATATTTTAACAAACCAAGTAAATCGAATTGGTTTGTGAGTTATCATCAAGATTTGAGTATTAGTGTTAAAAATAAAATAGAAAAAGAAGGTTATAATAGTTGGACAAATAAAAAGGGTCAGTTAGGCGTTATTCCACCTTTATCAATTTTAGAAAACTCTGTAACTTTTAGAATTCATTTAGATAAAGCAGATAAAACAAATGGCTGTTTAAAAGTGATTTCTAAATCTCATAAAAAAGGAATTATAAGAGTCGATACTAATTTTGATGCAAATAATCAAGGGAGTGAAGTTACTTGTAATATCAAAAAAGGTGGAGTTATGTTGATGAAACCATTATTATTACACGCTTCTCAAAAATCGATTTCAGAAAGTGATAGAAGAGTAATTCATTTAGAATTTTGTAATCAAGAAATTCCTATGGAATGGTTGGAGAAAAAAGTTATTTAA
- a CDS encoding RidA family protein, with the protein MAQKKVTPRGAYPHVKVVGDFIFVSGTSSRRADNTIAGVDIIDEMGTKYLNIETQTREVLKNIDKNLKTVGASIKDVVDVSTFLVNMNDFAGYNKAYAEFFDTKTGPTRTTVAVHQLPHPDLVVEIKVTAYKQQE; encoded by the coding sequence ATGGCACAAAAAAAAGTAACACCAAGAGGCGCTTATCCACATGTAAAAGTTGTAGGCGATTTTATTTTTGTTTCAGGAACAAGTTCTAGAAGAGCAGATAATACGATTGCTGGAGTAGATATTATTGACGAAATGGGAACAAAATATTTAAATATTGAAACGCAAACTAGAGAAGTTTTAAAAAATATCGACAAAAATTTAAAAACAGTTGGAGCAAGTATAAAAGATGTGGTTGATGTTTCTACATTCTTGGTAAATATGAATGATTTTGCAGGTTACAACAAAGCCTATGCAGAATTTTTCGATACAAAAACTGGACCCACAAGAACAACAGTTGCTGTGCATCAATTACCACATCCAGATTTGGTGGTGGAGATTAAGGTTACTGCTTATAAACAACAAGAATAA
- a CDS encoding DUF1697 domain-containing protein — protein MRKYIVLLRGINVSGKNKIPMADLRDLLSSLQFQNIQTYIQSGNIVLESNEDKSVICNKIKEGIQNKFGFDVPVLARTIQEWKKAIENYPFSIKNEKIVAFTFLNKASKESVIEVKNIGEDKYKIVDDVVYLYCPLGFGKTKLTNNSIEKKLNVIATTRNLRTVKRLLDLSKL, from the coding sequence ATGAGAAAATATATAGTTTTATTACGAGGAATAAATGTATCAGGAAAAAACAAAATTCCAATGGCAGATTTACGTGATTTATTATCTAGTTTACAATTTCAAAATATACAAACCTATATTCAAAGTGGAAATATTGTTTTAGAATCCAATGAAGATAAATCAGTAATTTGTAATAAAATTAAAGAAGGAATTCAAAATAAATTTGGTTTTGATGTTCCAGTTTTAGCAAGAACTATTCAAGAATGGAAAAAGGCGATTGAAAATTATCCTTTTTCAATTAAAAATGAAAAAATAGTTGCATTTACGTTTTTAAATAAAGCTTCAAAAGAAAGTGTAATTGAAGTCAAAAATATAGGAGAAGACAAATATAAAATAGTAGACGATGTGGTGTATTTATATTGTCCATTAGGTTTTGGAAAAACAAAATTGACGAACAATAGTATCGAGAAAAAATTGAATGTAATTGCAACAACAAGAAATTTAAGGACAGTGAAAAGGTTGTTAGACTTGTCGAAACTATAA
- a CDS encoding FAD-dependent oxidoreductase, giving the protein MNKKENNLSQFGKALPFGKGWDGNRILIIGAGLCGSLLALRLAQRGYKVEVYESRPDLRTVDISAGRSINLALSDRGLKALRLCGMEGKAREICIPMYGRLMHDREGNTFSSNYSGRENEYINSISRGDLNAILLDEAEKHENVNIHFNKKCKKVDIEKNIAHFKDYNTKEEFPVIADVIFGADGAGSSLRKSYISERKFLFSYSQNYLNHGYKELEIPADKNGNHQISKDHLHIWPRGDFMLIALPNMDGSFTVTLFLSYDEGEFNFENLTSEEKITQFFEKEFPDALALIPNIKEEFINNPTGALGTVKSSPWFYQNKKLLIGDAAHAIVPFYGQGMNASFEDVFVLDEILCHFEQSREIFDWKAIFKAYQKARKQDTDAIADLAIDNFHEMKNHVANPLFKEKRKIEMDLEKHFPNQYFSKYSLVTFNENIGYNEAMKRGRAQDKALLNLISGDEVHTHLNMTKEELKAILEKVIDETNAILQEDKIAGL; this is encoded by the coding sequence ATGAACAAAAAAGAAAATAATTTAAGCCAGTTTGGAAAAGCCCTTCCCTTTGGGAAGGGTTGGGATGGGAATAGGATTTTAATCATCGGAGCAGGATTATGTGGTTCCTTACTAGCTTTAAGACTTGCGCAAAGAGGTTATAAAGTTGAGGTTTACGAAAGCAGACCAGATTTAAGAACTGTAGATATTTCTGCAGGGCGTTCCATAAATTTAGCATTATCAGATAGAGGTTTAAAAGCCTTGCGTTTATGTGGAATGGAAGGAAAAGCAAGAGAAATTTGTATCCCAATGTATGGTAGATTAATGCACGATAGAGAAGGAAATACCTTTTCATCAAATTATTCTGGGAGAGAAAATGAATACATCAATTCAATTTCCAGAGGAGATTTGAATGCTATTTTATTAGATGAAGCAGAAAAACACGAAAATGTAAATATTCATTTTAATAAAAAATGTAAAAAAGTTGATATTGAAAAAAATATCGCACATTTTAAAGATTACAATACCAAAGAAGAATTCCCTGTAATTGCAGACGTTATTTTTGGAGCAGATGGTGCAGGTTCCTCTTTACGAAAAAGCTATATCTCTGAACGCAAATTCTTATTCAGTTATTCTCAAAATTACTTAAATCACGGTTATAAAGAGTTGGAAATTCCTGCAGATAAAAATGGAAATCATCAAATAAGTAAAGATCATTTACACATTTGGCCAAGAGGCGATTTTATGTTAATTGCACTCCCAAATATGGATGGTAGTTTTACAGTAACCCTCTTTTTAAGTTATGATGAAGGTGAATTCAATTTCGAAAATTTAACATCCGAAGAAAAAATAACCCAATTTTTCGAAAAAGAATTCCCAGATGCTTTGGCGTTAATTCCGAATATAAAAGAAGAATTCATTAACAACCCAACAGGAGCTTTAGGAACTGTAAAATCTTCTCCTTGGTTTTATCAAAATAAAAAGTTGTTAATTGGTGATGCTGCACATGCAATTGTTCCTTTTTACGGACAAGGAATGAATGCCTCTTTCGAAGATGTTTTTGTATTGGACGAAATTCTTTGTCATTTCGAGCAGAGTCGAGAAATCTTTGATTGGAAAGCAATTTTTAAAGCTTATCAAAAAGCAAGAAAACAAGACACAGATGCCATTGCAGATTTAGCAATTGATAATTTTCACGAGATGAAAAACCATGTTGCAAATCCGCTTTTTAAAGAAAAAAGAAAAATAGAAATGGATTTGGAGAAACATTTTCCAAATCAATATTTTTCTAAATATTCGTTGGTAACTTTTAATGAGAACATTGGGTATAATGAAGCAATGAAAAGAGGAAGAGCACAAGATAAAGCACTATTAAATTTAATTTCTGGTGATGAGGTTCATACGCATTTAAATATGACAAAAGAAGAATTGAAAGCCATTTTAGAGAAAGTAATTGATGAAACAAACGCGATTTTACAAGAGGACAAAATCGCTGGTTTATAG
- a CDS encoding DUF6557 family protein, translating into MGTIIFRDLLHQTEWLSIEYTLLELYPDIKEDMEAHRTAYEKIKRLEANNIDMEIVLDEIKDDFEDDFEDELTTYFDVSGKKNDKKDSQSYALEFMPWQDWLGMRISQDSLRNFNELEIVAHCLYEMTFIDFDDEEIANEKNKLNNIIDNFQNLSEEEKQDKTISIEEVLKRFKDNNE; encoded by the coding sequence ATGGGAACTATAATTTTTAGAGATTTACTTCATCAAACAGAATGGTTAAGTATTGAATATACGCTCTTGGAATTGTATCCTGATATTAAAGAGGATATGGAAGCTCATAGAACTGCTTACGAGAAAATAAAACGATTAGAAGCCAATAATATTGATATGGAAATTGTTTTGGATGAAATTAAAGATGATTTTGAGGATGATTTTGAGGATGAATTAACTACATATTTTGATGTTTCAGGTAAAAAAAATGATAAAAAAGATTCTCAGAGTTATGCTTTAGAATTTATGCCTTGGCAAGATTGGTTAGGAATGCGAATTAGTCAAGATTCTTTAAGAAATTTTAATGAATTAGAGATAGTAGCACATTGTCTTTATGAAATGACTTTTATCGATTTTGATGATGAAGAGATTGCAAATGAAAAAAATAAATTAAACAATATTATTGATAATTTTCAAAATTTATCAGAAGAAGAAAAACAAGATAAAACGATTTCAATAGAAGAAGTTTTAAAGCGTTTTAAAGATAATAATGAATAG
- the kynU gene encoding kynureninase: MKYQNNLAFAKQQDREDTLSHLRSQFHIPKDKSGKEWLYFTGNSLGLQPKSTKEYINQELEDWANLGVEGHFEAKNPWLNYHEYLTDKMAKIVGAKPIEVVVMNTLTTNLHLLMVSFYKPTKEKYKIVIESDAFPSDRYAVESQLKFHGFSKDDIIEWKPKKGEELLQIEDLEKIVLEQGNEIALLLIGGVNYYTGQFLDLKRIAAIGHSKNCVVGIDLAHGAGNIQPNLHESGVDFAAWCTYKYLNSGPGSLAGLFVHEKHAKNKNLPRFAGWWNHNKSTRFNMRQPFDVMEGAEGWQLSNPPILSMAAIKASLDVFDEVGMETLREKSEKLTGYFEFLINKIGSSDIKIITPKNPKERGCQLSIQVKNADKSLHQKLMKKHVITDWREPDVIRCAPVPMYTSFEDVYEMVEILSLTLSEGKGTYVDNENE, from the coding sequence ATGAAATATCAGAATAATTTAGCATTTGCAAAACAGCAAGATAGAGAAGATACACTTTCTCATTTACGAAGTCAATTTCATATTCCGAAAGACAAATCAGGAAAAGAATGGCTTTATTTTACAGGAAATTCGTTGGGTTTACAACCAAAATCAACCAAAGAATACATCAACCAAGAATTAGAAGATTGGGCAAATTTAGGAGTTGAGGGGCATTTCGAAGCAAAAAACCCGTGGTTGAATTATCACGAATATTTAACCGATAAAATGGCAAAAATAGTGGGTGCAAAACCCATAGAAGTTGTGGTGATGAATACACTAACCACCAATTTACATTTATTAATGGTTTCGTTTTACAAACCCACAAAAGAAAAATATAAAATTGTTATTGAAAGTGATGCTTTTCCTTCAGATAGATACGCAGTAGAGTCGCAATTAAAATTCCACGGTTTTTCAAAGGATGATATTATCGAATGGAAACCCAAAAAAGGAGAGGAATTATTACAGATAGAAGATTTAGAAAAAATTGTTTTAGAGCAAGGAAACGAAATTGCTTTACTATTAATTGGAGGTGTAAATTATTATACAGGTCAGTTTTTAGATTTGAAAAGAATTGCAGCAATTGGGCATTCAAAAAACTGTGTCGTTGGAATCGATTTAGCTCATGGAGCAGGAAATATTCAACCTAATTTACACGAGTCTGGCGTTGATTTTGCAGCTTGGTGTACCTACAAGTATTTAAATTCTGGTCCTGGAAGTTTAGCAGGATTATTTGTTCACGAAAAACATGCGAAGAATAAAAATTTGCCACGTTTTGCAGGTTGGTGGAATCATAACAAATCCACTCGTTTTAACATGCGACAGCCATTTGATGTGATGGAAGGCGCAGAAGGCTGGCAATTATCAAATCCGCCAATATTATCGATGGCAGCCATAAAAGCGTCTTTAGATGTATTTGATGAGGTTGGTATGGAAACTTTAAGAGAAAAATCAGAAAAACTAACAGGTTATTTCGAGTTTTTAATCAATAAAATTGGTTCAAGTGACATTAAAATCATCACACCTAAAAACCCAAAAGAAAGAGGTTGTCAATTATCCATTCAAGTAAAAAATGCGGATAAAAGTTTACATCAAAAATTAATGAAAAAACATGTAATTACAGATTGGCGAGAACCAGATGTAATACGTTGTGCGCCAGTGCCAATGTACACTTCGTTTGAAGATGTTTATGAGATGGTGGAAATCCTATCCCTAACCCTTTCCGAAGGAAAGGGAACTTATGTCGATAATGAGAATGAATAA
- a CDS encoding C40 family peptidase: MKLIKYVLLIAVILIVSCNNNSILIGGLKGVNDSFKNQYAPDKRVAIYTIEFDSYNDKIIVEGETDSKEAYVKLLDSLKILNVEIVNKIRVLPDAVVGDKMFAIARNSVINIRSAPKHSAELGTQGLLGMPLKVLDKKGDFYRIQTPDRYISWVDKGGIHLMTKNEYENWNTSKKVLFTQNFGYVYSKRNSNSDIVSDITLGGLLKYLSEDASFYEVKYPDDRTGFIKKSEGVIFNSWLQNLQPSQENIEAIAKKMDGFPYLWGGTSSKGMDCSGFTKMVYLMNGLVIPRDASQQINAGKVVGKKLTFKDLEKGDLLFFGTKATENKKQRVVHVGIWLGNGKMEFIHASGNVHLSSMDSLQPNYDEFNKNRYLGSRRYLGVKDIHILDLKEGLKF, translated from the coding sequence ATGAAATTGATAAAATACGTACTACTTATTGCTGTAATTCTTATTGTTTCTTGCAATAACAATTCCATATTAATTGGTGGTTTAAAAGGTGTAAATGATAGTTTTAAAAACCAGTATGCTCCAGATAAAAGAGTGGCTATTTATACCATTGAGTTTGATAGTTATAATGATAAAATTATTGTTGAAGGAGAAACAGATTCCAAAGAAGCGTACGTAAAATTATTAGATAGTCTTAAAATTTTAAATGTCGAAATTGTAAATAAAATTAGAGTTTTACCAGATGCTGTTGTTGGAGATAAAATGTTTGCAATTGCCAGAAATTCAGTAATTAATATTCGTTCTGCACCCAAACATTCTGCAGAATTAGGCACACAGGGTTTGCTAGGAATGCCTCTAAAAGTGTTAGATAAAAAAGGTGATTTTTATAGAATTCAAACTCCAGACAGGTATATTTCTTGGGTTGATAAAGGTGGAATTCATTTAATGACCAAAAATGAATATGAGAATTGGAACACGTCTAAAAAAGTACTTTTTACTCAGAATTTTGGGTATGTGTACTCGAAAAGAAATTCAAATTCTGATATTGTTTCTGATATTACTTTGGGCGGACTTTTAAAATACTTATCTGAAGACGCTTCTTTTTACGAAGTAAAATATCCTGATGATAGAACTGGATTCATTAAAAAAAGTGAAGGTGTAATTTTTAATTCTTGGCTACAAAATCTTCAACCTTCACAGGAAAATATTGAGGCAATTGCTAAAAAAATGGATGGCTTCCCTTATTTATGGGGAGGAACTTCATCTAAAGGAATGGATTGTAGCGGATTTACAAAAATGGTGTATTTAATGAATGGTTTGGTAATTCCAAGAGATGCTTCGCAACAAATAAATGCTGGTAAAGTTGTAGGTAAAAAGCTAACTTTTAAGGATTTAGAAAAAGGCGATTTATTATTTTTTGGAACAAAAGCAACTGAAAACAAAAAACAGAGAGTCGTTCATGTTGGTATTTGGTTAGGAAATGGCAAAATGGAATTTATTCATGCTTCTGGAAACGTGCATTTGAGTTCTATGGATTCTCTGCAACCTAATTATGACGAATTTAATAAGAATAGGTATTTAGGAAGTAGAAGATATTTAGGTGTAAAAGATATTCATATTTTAGATTTAAAGGAAGGTTTGAAGTTTTAG